Proteins from one Candida orthopsilosis Co 90-125, chromosome 2 draft sequence genomic window:
- a CDS encoding Msw1 protein (protein similar to S. cerevisiae Msw1p, which is mitochondrial tryptophanyl-tRNA synthetase): MSCLKTTRLARTVKFLSTKTSSPTIQDLNRYDNLPSNSRVFSMVQPTGRIHLGNYLGAVKSWRTLSNSNPDSEFIFGIADLHAFTIFKPAEELKENRYQAIASLLASGLNTSKCTLYFQSAVPEHSELNWYLTCMTSMGQLNRMTQWKSKAQQSQTSSIIDEKVMDSTKAGVFCYPALQAADILLYRSTHVPVGDDQSQHLELCRNIAKLFNNSYNVDYFPLPKTLLTPAKKILSLKNPEKKMSKSDPVQASCVYVTDSPEQIQLKIRKATTDSIQGAWNFDPVVRPGVSNLINIISGLTNESIEETVASIQHLKDHKSLKDYVAELIVNEFDDKRQLYDELLKNRDYLDQVCRQGRDKARERALINIREIKNIVGMD; encoded by the coding sequence ATGTCGTGTTTGAAAACGACACGGTTAGCACGAACGGTAAAGTTTCTCTCCACAAAGACCTCATCACCCACGATACAAGACTTAAACAGATATGATAATCTTCCATCAAACTCGAGAGTGTTTTCCATGGTACAACCCACAGGAAGAATACATTTGGGGAACTACTTGGGTGCAGTTAAAAGTTGGAGAACCTTATCCAACTCCAATCCTGATAGTGAGTTTATATTTGGAATTGCAGACTTACACGCAtttacaattttcaaacccgctgaagaattgaagGAGAATAGATATCAAGCAATTGCAAGTTTATTGGCCAGTGGTTTAAACACATCCAAATGTACATTGTACTTTCAATCGGCTGTGCCCGAGCATCTGGAATTAAATTGGTACCTAACATGTATGACGAGTATGGGACAATTGAATAGAATGACGCAATGGAAACTGAAGGCACAACAATCGCAGACAAGTTCAATAATAGATGAAAAGGTGATGGACTCAACAAAAGCTGGTGTGTTTTGTTACCCGGCTTTGCAAGCTGCCGACATTTTACTATACAGGTCGACGCACGTCCCAGTTGGTGACGACCAATCTCAACATTTGGAGCTCTGTAGAAACATTGCAAAgctattcaacaattcataTAATGTCGACTACTTTCCCTTGCCCAAGACCTTGCTAACTCCAGCAAAGAAGATCCTAAGCTTGAAGAACCcggaaaagaaaatgtcCAAATCTGATCCGGTACAGGCATCTTGTGTCTATGTAACCGATTCGCCAGAACAGATCCAGTTGAAAATAAGAAAGGCAACCACTGACTCGATACAAGGTGCTTGGAACTTTGATCCAGTGGTGAGACCAGGTGtgtcaaatttgatcaacataATATCTGGGTTGacaaatgaatcaattgaagaaactgTCGCAAGTATACAACATTTAAAAGACCACAAGAGTTTAAAGGATTATGTTGCTGAGTTGATTGTCAATGAATTCGATGATAAAAGGCAATTATACGACGAACTTCTCAAGAATAGAGATTATCTTGACCAGGTATGTAGGCAGGGGAGAGATAAAGCTAGAGAAAGAGCTTTGATAAACATCAGAGAGATTAAGAACATCGTAGGAATGGATTAG
- a CDS encoding Ckb2 regulatory subunit of protein kinase CK2 (casein kinase II), beta prime subunit, translated as MANEEYVTDSSSDFTEYWIDSFLGIKGNEYFCDIDDEYIRDRFNLTGLNQEVSKLPTLIDIITDVIDIDSQPEEHREALEHNARILYGLIHARYILTTRGLNKMFEKFRNGDFGYCPRVHCQLNPLLPIGLNDQPRMASVKLYCSKCEDLYNPKSGRHSVIDGAYFGTSFPAMFFQNFPNMIPIHPKETYVPRVFGFKLHEYSKLNRWRELQRLKLERRLAKSGIQIRNVVGGFHTDSSQTVPRNA; from the coding sequence ATGGCCAACGAGGAGTATGTGACAGATTCCAGTTCCGATTTCACAGAGTACTGGATTGACTCATTTTTGGGTATAAAAGGTAATGAGTACTTTTGCGACATAGACGATGAATATATACGTGATCGCTTCAATCTTACAGGGTTGAATCAGGAAGTATCAAAACTTCCAACGCTAATAGATATAATAACTGATgttattgatattgacTCCCAACCAGAAGAACATCGAGAAGCTTTGGAGCATAATGCAAGAATATTATATGGTTTAATTCATGCAAGGTATATATTGACGACAAGAGGTTTGAATAAAatgtttgaaaagtttcGTAATGGAGATTTTGGCTATTGTCCAAGGGTTCATTGTCAACTAAATCCTCTATTACCAATAGGTTTGAATGACCAGCCACGTATGGCAAGTGTTAAGTTATATTGCTCCAAATGTGAGGATTTATACAACCCGAAATCGGGACGTCACTCCGTGATCGATGGTGCTTATTTCGGTACTTCGTTTCCAGCTATGTTTTTCCAGAATTTCCCCAACATGATACCGATACATCCAAAGGAGACGTACGTGCCTCGAGTATTTGGGTTTAAATTGCATGAATACTCCAAATTGAATAGGTGGAGGGAGTTGCAAAGGTTGAAGTTGGAGAGAAGATTGGCAAAGAGTGGTATACAAATAAGGAATGTAGTCGGTGGCTTCCATACCGACAGTAGTCAAACTGTACCTCGTAACGCGTGA
- a CDS encoding Nuf2 kinetochore component: MRRQSTITTPARGVRPVRKDAFPYLDTREITSCLLECDFNVSLELVAKPTSDFIIRLYTHFLETFMGIENIYERAKEQARRRSEAMKSRNDDASNEGADQNGGTNIEENEIEPSPTDEILTLFRCCRKFFQNIGVDDLTLLDLTRPEALSTKRLLSAVVNYLRFRENISSEYENLAEEADATTTRIQQLQEENEARVSQINKLQRKLKYEDDGLSDVPRHELQHVYNYNRKLESKLRQLKSTQERLTKQHDDYKTEKNSLATQLYDIGFLCDETTGEIENLKSFKEKDIGQLTTIVNDLNKEAEGLIRTFVTFDKQYQNLGKTLDSIQVNELSINNLIRVAEDISRSLTKDESDIYNIRQHNDKLQDITRESNDLAKQIQTRADQLAKYERKYRDLEESYTKKYETLSKKLKETNEALDEVMRLNAERNEENKRTHKLISKIKQETDDIISNFEKDVKSKEAQLAQLKYILTSYMERLTKTFSSKASNS; the protein is encoded by the coding sequence ATGAGAAGACAGAGCACAATTACCACTCCAGCTAGAGGTGTGAGACCAGTCAGGAAGGATGCATTCCCATACTTGGATACCCGGGAGATTACTTCATGTTTGTTGGAGTGTGACTTTAATGTATCATTAGAGCTTGTTGCAAAACCAACCAGTGATTTTATAATCAGATTGTATACACATTTCCTTGAGACGTTCATGGGTATCGAAAACATCTACGAGAGAGCAAAGGAACAGGCAAGGAGAAGGCTGGAGGCTATGAAAAGCAGGAACGACGATGCATCAAACGAAGGTGCTGATCAAAATGGTGGAACCAACATTGAAgagaatgaaattgaaccaTCACCCACTGATGAAATACTTACATTGTTTAGGTGTTGTCGAaagttttttcaaaatatcgGGGTTGACGACCTTACACTCCTAGACTTGACACGCCCAGAGGCATTGAGTACGAAACGATTACTAAGTGCTGTTGTCAACTATCTACGGTTCCGAGAAAACATTTCCTCCGAGTACGAGAATTTGGCTGAAGAAGCTGATGCTACGACAACAAGGATCCAACAACTACAAGAAGAGAACGAAGCGCGTGTTTCCCAGATTAATAAATTGCAGAGGAAATTAAAGTATGAAGACGATGGACTTAGCGATGTACCCAGGCACGAACTACAACATGTTTACAATTACAACAGAAAATTAGAGTCAAAACTTCGTCAGCTCAAGTCAACACAAGAAAGATTGACTAAACAACATGATGACTACAAGACAGAAAAGAACTCGCTAGCTACTCAACTATACGATATTGGCTTCCTTTGCGATGAAACCACTGgtgagattgaaaatttaaaaagCTTTAAGGAGAAAGATATTGGCCAATTGACTACCATTGTCAATGACTTGAACAAGGAGGCTGAGGGATTGATAAGAACTTTCGTGACATTTGACAAGCAGTATCAAAACTTGGGCAAAACACTTGATTCAATACAAGTGAATGAATTGAGCATCAATAATTTGATTAGAGTGGCAGAAGATATTTCGAGGCTGTTGACCAAAGACGAAAGTGACATTTACAATATACGCCAACACAATGACAAATTACAAGACATCACTCGAGAGTCTAATGATTTGGccaaacaaattcaaacaagagCAGACCAGTTGGCCAAGTACGAAAGAAAGTATCGTGATTTGGAGGAACTGTATACGAAAAAGTATGAAACGTTGAGCAAAAAGTTAAAGGAAACAAACGAAGCTTTGGATGAAGTGATGCGACTCAATGCAGAACGCAATGAAGAGAATAAGCGAACACATAAATTAATCTCCAAGATAAAACAAGAGACGGATGATATTATAAGTAATTTCGAGAAAGATGTTAAATCTAAAGAGGCACAGTTGGCTCAATTAAAGTATATATTAACGTCTTATATGGAACGTTTAACAAAAACGTTTTCTAGCAAGGCCCTGAATAGTTAA
- a CDS encoding Sge1 multidrug resistance factor, translating to MELAQNKTSLSKAQSPMPSEPSTHTSERENSEIDDEIAIKQHKQEKYTEADAGDGTKAHEQYLTGVPLFLTILSCIVTLFIAALDQTIVSTILTTVGNHFNSFEKVGWLTSGFMLPMACLIPSYGKISIAFGRKATLIAGIVIFEIGSLISALANSMSLLIGGRVIQGIGGGAIQSMVMVILTESVPISRRSLVFASVSVVWSTSSVLGPIIGGALEKITWRWCFYINLPIGGVSLLVLIFGFNPPKPKGNIREKLSTIDYVGTFFMTSGLVLVLLGLTFGGVDYPWKSAAVICLFTVGGVLLTVFAVWNFRYSPNPIILADFVKSFTTMTALISAMFNFGFFISNLTYLAVYFQVVFNASSLQSGIDLLPLVVSVTIASLANSMFINLTKNVKITMIVSGVLSPLGSGLLLLLDKNSSVGKRIGILLVSGIAIGLQFQSSTLSAQLVAPKDVPGALILVTVLLNFARELASTVSVTIAQLLFQVTGTRYLEDLQRDISKNVDGYTEFINMQAKSLISNPRLIRKLPTEVREMVLDQFVKALKNVFYFGLALAAVCFIASLFTTGKKIPKTKDIKTADSEDDQEEHMEEIKAPNGTDQLQNQETTVDTSGSHLERRLTKEDGENQR from the coding sequence ATGGAACTAGCGCAAAATAAGACCTCATTGAGCAAAGCACAATCACCAATGCCATCAGAACCGTCAACTCACACAAGCGAAAGAGAAAATTCTGAAATCGATGACGAAATAGCCATTAAACAACATAAACAAGAGAAATACACTGAAGCAGATGCAGGTGATGGAACAAAAGCTCATGAACAGTATCTTACCGGTGTACCGTTGTTTCTCACTATTTTATCATGCATTGTCACATTATTCATTGCTGCATTAGATCAAACCATTGTGTCAACTATATTGACCACAGTAGGCAACCATTTCAACTCATTTGAGAAAGTTGGATGGTTAACTTCTGGTTTCATGCTACCGATGGCCTGTTTGATTCCATCTTATGGTAAAATTTCAATCGCATTTGGTCGAAAAGCCACACTTATAGCAGGGATTGTAATCTTCGAAATAGGATCATTAATTTCAGCCCTTGCAAATTCAATGAGCTTGTTAATTGGTGGTCGTGTAATTCAAGGTATAGGTGGTGGTGCTATTCAAAGCATGGTGATGGTTATATTGACGGAGAGTGTACCAATATCGAGACGATCGTTAGTGTTTGCATCAGTATCAGTGGTGTGGTCTACTTCAAGTGTCCTTGGTCCTATAATTGGCGGTGCCTTGGAAAAGATCACTTGGAGATGGTGTTTTTACATAAATTTGCCGATTGGAGGTGTTAGTTTACTTGTACTTATATTTGGTTTCAATCCACCAAAACCGAAAGGGAATATTCGTGAGAAGTTGTCAACCATTGATTACGTTGGTACATTTTTTATGACACTGGGACTAGTTTTGGTTCTTTTGGGATTGACGTTTGGTGGAGTTGACTATCCTTGGAAATCAGCGGCTGTTATATGTTTATTCACCGTAGGTGGGGTGTTGCTCACTGTGTTTGCAGTGTGGAACTTCCGTTATTCACCGAATCCAATAATATTGGCGGATTTTGTTAAGTCATTCACTACAATGACTGCTTTGATTAGTGCcatgttcaattttggatttttcaTATCCAACTTGACTTATTTAGCTGTCTATTTCCAGGTAGTGTTCAATGCAAGCTCCTTACAATCAGGAATAGACTTGCTACCTCTAGTCGTTTCTGTTACTATTGCATCATTGGCCAATTCCATGTTTATCAACTTGACGAAGAATGTCAAGATTACCATGATTGTATCTGGAGTGTTGAGTCCCCTAGGATCTGGacttttattattattggACAAAAACTCAAGCGTCGGAAAAAGGATTGGTATTTTGTTAGTTTCTGGTATAGCAATTGGCTTGCAGTTTCAGAGCTCCACCTTGAGTGCACAATTAGTAGCTCCAAAAGACGTTCCGGGAGCACTTATTTTGGTGACTGTCTTGCTTAATTTTGCTAGAGAATTGGCGTCAACTGTTTCGGTCACAATCGcacaattgttgtttcaagtCACCGGAACTAGATATCTCGAAGATTTGCAACGTGATATAAGTAAGAACGTCGATGGTTATACAGAGTTTATCAACATGCAagcaaaatcattgatttcaaatccaagATTGATCAGAAAGTTGCCTACCGAGGTACGAGAAATGgttttggatcaatttgttaaagCGTTGAAAAATGTATTCTATTTTGGATTGGCTTTAGCTGCTGTGTGTTTTATTGCATCATTATTTACAACTGGAAAGAAAATtcccaaaacaaaagatatCAAAACTGCCGATAGTGAGGATGATCAAGAAGAGCATATGGAAGAGATAAAAGCTCCCAATGGCACAGATCAATTACAGAATCAGGAGACGACCGTGGATACTCTGGGCTCACACTTGGAGCGTCGGCtaacaaaagaagatggGGAAAATCAACGATAA
- a CDS encoding Cac2 protein, with protein MNAITIAVHWHDENKPIYSLDLQPNTTQHQISRLATGGGDNNVRIWKFVDNSVEYLSTLRKHTQAVNVVRFNSKGDVLATAGDDGFVFLWSKSDTIIKDLGDEEDEDMKESWQCVGNITIGNELVDICWCDGYLAIGSMDNTLRVYHIVENGKKLVGKLVHTSENNDHFIQGVAFSKRYLFTQSADRSIVSYKFDDDGSLSLLHKFQKLGGTQMYQSENLQSFFRRLSCSPDGSLLITPAGLDENGSNCVYIYSIANLQSGPVIRISGFIKPAIIVSFNPKLYKSSSETSILPYKLIFAIGTLDSIVIYSTDNNFKPLGQVSNIHYQAITDLTWDENGQKLLVGSMDGFCSVVNFEADIFGPLYDGPKVESLHSDKVHLETTATPPSPPKKPAPTIDTFFKDKKGKKRITPTLIS; from the coding sequence ATGAATGCCATTACAATAGCCGTTCATTGGCACGACGAAAACAAACCCATCTACTCATTAGACTTGCAACCAAATACAACTCAACACCAAATTTCAAGATTAGCCACAGGAGGTGGAGATAATAACGTACGGATCTGgaaatttgttgacaattcAGTTGAGTACCTATCTACATTGAGGAAACATACTCAAGCTGTTAATGTTGTCAGGTTCAATTCGAAAGGTGACGTCCTTGCAACTGCAGGAGACGATGGTTTCGTCTTCTTGTGGTCAAAAAGTGATACTATTATCAAGGATTTgggtgatgaagaagatgaagatatgAAAGAAAGTTGGCAGTGCGTTGGGAACATTACAATTGGcaatgaattggttgaCATATGCTGGTGCGATGGCTATTTGGCAATAGGATCGATGGATAATACATTGAGGGTGTATCATATTGTTGAGAATGGAAAGAAATTAGTGGGAAAGCTAGTCCACACCTCGGAAAATAATGATCATTTCATCCAAGGTGTAGCATTCTCAAAACGTTATTTGTTCACACAATCTGCTGACCGTAGCATTGTTTCTTATaagtttgatgatgatggatcATTATCACTACTTCATAAATTCCAAAAACTTGGAGGTACTCAAATGTACCAATCAGAAAACCTCCAGTCATTTTTCAGAAGATTGAGCTGCTCTCCCGATGGGTCATTATTGATAACCCCAGCAGGATTAGATGAAAATGGGTCAAATTGTGTCTACATTTATTCGATAGCTAATTTGCAAAGTGGACCAGTCATCAGAATAAGTGGCTTTATAAAACCAGCAATTATCGTGTCATTCAATCCTAAGCTATATAAACTGCTGAGCGAAACACTGATATTACCGTATAAATTGATATTTGCTATTGGAACGTTGGATAGCATAGTCATTTACTCAACAGACAATAACTTTAAACCTTTGGGACAGGTTTCCAACATACATTATCAAGCTATAACTGATCTTACCTGGGATGAAAATGGCCAAAAGTTACTAGTCGGTTCGATGGATGGATTCTGCTCTGTGGTGAATTTTGAAGCCGACATTTTTGGCCCCTTGTATGACGGTCCAAAGGTTGAGAGTCTACATTCGGATAAAGTGCACCTTGAAACAACTGCAACCCCGCCTTCGCCGCCAAAGAAGCCAGCTCCTACAATCGATACGTTTTTCAAAGATAAGAAGGGCAAGAAACGAATTACACCCACATTGATTCTGTAA
- a CDS encoding Cue1 protein (S. cerevisiae homolog CUE1 has ubiquitin binding and has role in ER-associated protein catabolic process, establishment of protein localization), whose amino-acid sequence MDSSAVLFAVTIVIGFIFLRWLISPIPETNDFNIDTSALSKEQDGEGTSSSSTSEGTSAKSRNRRQVTDSMIEVVQTIAPRLTVEQIRFDLEKTGSVEVTVDNYMQNGDLPHPPK is encoded by the coding sequence ATGGACTCATCTGCGGTACTATTCGCCGTGACCATAGTCATAGGGTTTATATTCCTCAGATGGTTAATATCCCCAATTCCAGAAAccaatgatttcaatataGACACATCTGCCTTGTCGAAAGAACAAGATGGAGAAGGCacatcctcttcatcaactagTGAAGGTACATCAGCAAAAAGTCGGAACAGAAGACAAGTTACTGATTCAATGATTGAAGTCGTACAGACTATTGCTCCAAGGTTGACAGTGGAGCAAATTCGTTTTGATTTAGAAAAGACTGGATCGGTTGAGGTAACGGTTGATAATTATATGCAAAATGGAGATTTACCACATCCTCCGAAATAG
- a CDS encoding Vps4 protein (involved in transport from multivesicular body (MVB) to the vacuole): protein MSGASDFLSKGIDLVQKAIDADTATRYEEAYKLYYNGLDYLMLAIKYEKNPKSKELVKSKFTEYLTRAEQLKDHLEKQQNKSNSAESSANGSTKAKKSGSGDDDDDADTKKLRGALAGAILSEKPNVKWSDIAGLEGAKEALKEAVILPVKFPQLFVGNRKPTSGILLYGPPGTGKSYLAKAVATEANSTFFSVSSSDLVSKWMGESERLVKQLFTMARENKPSIIFIDEVDALCGPRGEGESEASRRIKTELLVQMNGVGNDSQGVLVLGATNIPWQLDAAIRRRFERRIYIPLPDVEARSRMFEINIGEVPCECSPHDYRTLAEMTDGYSGHDIAVVVRDALMQPIRKIQQATHFKPVMDDDGKEKLTPCSPGDADAKEMSWMEIETDQLKEPFLTIKDFIKSIKSNRPTVNESDISNHIKFTEDFGQEGN, encoded by the coding sequence ATGTCGGGGGCGTCTGATTTCTTGAGCAAGGGTATCGACTTGGTACAAAAGGCGATAGATGCCGATACTGCCACCAGATACGAAGAGGCGTATAAACTATATTACAATGGTCTTGATTACTTGATGTTGGCCATCAAGTATGAAAAGAACCCCAAGTCAAAAGAGCTAGTGAAATCAAAGTTTACCGAGTATTTGACCCGAGCAGAACAGTTGAAAGACCATcttgaaaaacaacaaaacaaatcaaactcGGCTGAAAGCTCTGCCAATGGATCTACCAAGGCAAAGAAGTCCGGAAGCGgagacgatgatgatgatgcagaTACAAAGAAATTAAGAGGGGCTCTTGCAGGTGCAATCTTGTCGGAAAAGCCAAATGTCAAGTGGTCAGATATTGCTGGGCTTGAGGGAGCAAAAGAAGCCCTAAAGGAGGCAGTCATATTACCCGTGAAATTCCCTCAACTATTTGTGGGAAATAGGAAACCCACCTCCGGTATTCTTTTATATGGACCGCCAGGTACGGGTAAATCGTACTTGGCAAAGGCTGTTGCTACAGAAGCAAATTCTACATTTTTTAGTGTTTCCTCATCtgatttggtttcaaaGTGGATGGGTGAATCAGAAAGACTTGTCAAGCAATTATTTACCATGGCCAGAGAAAACAAGCCGTCtatcattttcattgatgaagttgatgctTTATGTGGGCCTAGAGGAGAAGGTGAGAGTGAAGCTTCAAGGAGAATTAAAACGGAATTGTTGGTGCAGATGAATGGTGTTGGGAACGACTCTCAAGGTGTATTGGTATTGGGAGCAACAAACATCCCCTGGCAATTGGATGCTGCgataagaagaagatttgaaagaagaatttATATTCCATTACCCGACGTAGAAGCAAGATCGAGaatgtttgaaatcaacattGGTGAAGTCCCTTGTGAATGTTCTCCTCATGATTATAGAACTTTGGCCGAAATGACAGATGGCTATTCTGGGCATGATATTGCGGTAGTCGTTAGAGATGCGTTGATGCAGCCAATCAGAAAGATTCAGCAGGCGACACATTTCAAGCCTGTaatggatgatgatgggaAGGAGAAGTTGACACCTTGCTCCCCTGGGGATGCAGATGCAAAGGAGATGAGTTGGATGGAGATAGAAACagatcaattgaaggaaCCTTTTTTGACGATAAAAGACTTTATCAAATCGATTAAAAGCAATAGACCTACTGTCAACGAATCTGATATATCAAACCATATTAAGTTTACCGAGGACTTTGGTCAAGAGGGTAACTGA
- a CDS encoding Smx3 protein (S. cerevisiae homolog SMX3 has role in nuclear mRNA splicing, via spliceosome and localizes to U4/U6 x U5 tri-snRNP complex, U1 snRNP, U5 snRNP), with protein MSSFQPINPKPFMKSLIGKQVVVRLKWNKTEYRGQLISTDNYLNLQLDNTFEIIYDNEDKPREEAIGSIFIRCNNVLFIREHKDQEAESKIPAKEESKKAKEADKTTNGDASGNGIEVTKVELKEAVMEE; from the exons ATGTCTAGT TTTCAACCAATCAATCCAAAACCGTTCATGAAGTCGCTAATAGGAAAGCAAGTGGTGGTTAGACTAAAATGGAACAAGACAGAATACAGAGGCCAATTGATATCGACAGACAATTATCTCAATTTGCAATTAGATAACACGTTTGAGATAATTTATGATAACGAAGATAAACCTCGCGAAGAGGCCATTGGAAGTATATTTATAAGGTGCAATAATGTGTTGTTCATAAGAGAACATAAAGACCAAGAAGCTGAGAGCAAAATACCCGCGAAAGAGGAATCCAAAAAGGCTAAAGAAGCAGACAAGACCACCAATGGTGATGCAAGTGGTAATGGAATCGAGGTCACAAAGGTAGAGTTGAAAGAAGCTGTAATGGAGGAATAA